A single window of Chitinophaga sp. XS-30 DNA harbors:
- a CDS encoding hybrid sensor histidine kinase/response regulator transcription factor: MIFRRGAFINLIILWVFGNVAGQNIAFNHLMVEHGLSHNAVLSIAQDNRGFMWYGTRYGLNRFDGQRFRIYRTQPDDSTSLSDNLVLSVFSSSRNGLLAGTTRGLNRYIPEKDAFERIPVYPGAQQAGIFSIMEDSKGRLWLGTLSGLFMQPDTGRTAFTTLPGVEVAGNMVRCVLEDRKGNFWVGTNNGLTLLTETSGRFTAETFRHEEGNPASLPMNYVATIAEDQTGRIWIGTQTGGVCLFDPEKRVFTRLVRPAIVNNIVRRIIVDRSGKIWIGTQEGLSLIDPVTQTATAYQHNPGNKKSLSQNSVHSLFEDNSGSIWIGTYFGGVNMIHSYGTYFTIWQNGAARSGISNNVVSSIVEDEQQHLWIGTEGGGLNHLDRESGTVTWYKHDPANPGSIGSNLIKVVYEDGDHNIWAGTHGGGLNLLQKDRRFKKFFYNNKDPQTFALEVTALLEDTEGRFWVGTNTGLHLMHRNGHSLEKMQDSGKAGIAADRSIRYLLQDSRRRIWIGTTLGLYAFTGDTLQTVHRNCYVNSIQEDHRGNIWVSLYYGGLAKYTADLQQMTLYTEKDGLPNNNVMGLLEDDQRNLWISTDNGLVKFDPGQQNFQTYTTSDGIAGNDFNYNSFLKDSRGEFFFGGYNGMTSFFPAKIIANKYSAPIVFTGLRLFNEPVGIGREDGLLQQDIGLTPSLRFRHDQEVFTIEFALLNYIKSNKNRYAYRLEGADRDWIETGNPAVTYTNLAPGSYTFWVKGANNDGIWSEPARLDIRVLPPFWRTWWAYGIYAVLLAAMFFLLIRFIFLRALLRKEEELHQVKLNFFTHVSHEIRTHLTLLMAPVEKMSGTLKKNDPLQQPLSQVRNNANRLLKLVSELMDFRKAETRHLNLHVQQEDLVPFLEDILASFGELSQRRGIRSSFTHDRHEAPAYFDREQLDKVFFNLLSNAFKFTPDGGSVRLHLSSGRNAYTVTVTDNGRGIAPQYLDKLFNNFFQVDDHGLQNTGYGIGLALSRNITELHKGKLTVDSEPATATQEGRTTFTVTLLQGKQHFEGARHVMLETAETPEPVETPPQSPQVEEKPSRQHFTIHIVEDNPELRALVRQTFGDRYQVLESANGAEGLALATAQIPDLVISDVMMPEMDGLSFCYQLKTDERTSHIPVILLTAKSSQEDHVSGLETGADLYLTKPFSTRVLELNVRNLLASREKMRRRFSRQLQTGSQPVAGDAVPNTVDTAFLEKVIQLVDEHMDDPEFGVDMLARKVAMSQPVLYKKLKALTNMSVNDFIKSLRLKKAAGLIRRKQHTVYEVAYMVGYNDRKYFSREFKKQYGKTPTDFAAAPDL; encoded by the coding sequence CCCGGAACGGCCTTCTGGCCGGCACTACACGGGGACTGAACCGGTATATCCCTGAAAAGGATGCTTTTGAACGGATACCCGTGTACCCCGGCGCACAACAGGCCGGCATCTTTTCCATTATGGAAGACAGCAAAGGCAGACTGTGGCTGGGCACATTATCCGGACTCTTCATGCAGCCGGATACGGGAAGGACGGCCTTTACCACGCTGCCGGGAGTGGAAGTGGCCGGAAATATGGTGCGCTGCGTGCTGGAAGACCGGAAAGGCAACTTCTGGGTAGGCACCAATAACGGCCTCACCCTGTTAACGGAAACCAGCGGCCGGTTCACGGCCGAAACCTTCCGGCATGAAGAAGGGAACCCGGCGAGCCTGCCCATGAACTATGTGGCCACCATTGCGGAAGACCAGACCGGCAGGATATGGATCGGTACGCAGACCGGCGGTGTCTGCCTGTTCGACCCGGAAAAACGCGTGTTCACCCGCCTCGTTCGCCCCGCTATCGTGAATAATATTGTCCGCCGGATCATCGTTGACCGTTCGGGAAAGATATGGATCGGCACACAGGAAGGCCTGAGCCTGATAGACCCGGTCACCCAAACGGCCACAGCCTACCAGCATAACCCCGGCAACAAAAAAAGCCTGAGCCAGAACTCCGTTCACAGCCTTTTTGAAGATAACAGCGGCTCCATCTGGATCGGCACTTACTTCGGCGGGGTGAACATGATACATTCCTACGGCACCTATTTCACCATCTGGCAGAACGGGGCCGCCCGTTCCGGCATCAGCAACAACGTGGTCAGCAGCATCGTGGAAGACGAACAGCAGCACCTGTGGATCGGTACGGAAGGCGGAGGGCTGAATCATCTCGACAGGGAAAGCGGGACCGTTACCTGGTATAAACATGATCCGGCCAACCCCGGCAGCATAGGCTCCAACCTGATAAAAGTGGTGTATGAGGATGGTGATCATAATATATGGGCAGGCACACACGGCGGCGGGCTCAATCTCCTGCAGAAAGACCGGCGGTTTAAAAAGTTCTTTTATAATAACAAAGATCCGCAAACCTTCGCACTGGAAGTCACCGCCCTGCTGGAAGATACCGAAGGGCGCTTCTGGGTAGGCACCAATACCGGCCTGCACCTCATGCATCGCAACGGGCATTCCCTGGAAAAGATGCAGGATTCCGGCAAAGCCGGTATCGCGGCAGACCGGTCTATCCGCTATCTGCTCCAGGATTCCCGCCGCAGAATATGGATCGGCACCACCCTCGGCCTGTACGCTTTTACCGGCGATACTCTGCAAACGGTGCACAGGAACTGTTACGTCAATTCCATACAGGAAGATCACCGCGGCAACATCTGGGTAAGCCTGTATTATGGGGGGCTGGCAAAGTACACGGCGGACCTGCAGCAGATGACGCTCTACACGGAAAAAGACGGCCTGCCCAATAATAATGTCATGGGCTTGCTGGAGGATGATCAGCGGAACCTCTGGATCAGCACGGACAACGGCCTCGTGAAATTCGATCCGGGACAGCAAAATTTCCAGACCTACACTACCAGCGATGGCATTGCCGGGAATGATTTCAATTACAATTCTTTTCTGAAAGACAGCCGGGGGGAATTTTTCTTCGGCGGGTACAATGGCATGACCAGTTTCTTTCCGGCAAAGATCATCGCCAATAAATACTCCGCTCCCATCGTGTTCACGGGCCTGCGCCTGTTCAACGAACCCGTAGGCATCGGTCGGGAAGACGGACTGCTGCAGCAGGACATCGGGCTTACGCCGAGCCTGCGCTTCCGGCACGACCAGGAAGTGTTCACCATAGAATTTGCCTTGCTGAACTATATCAAAAGCAACAAGAACCGCTATGCCTACCGGCTGGAAGGCGCGGACCGCGACTGGATCGAAACCGGGAACCCTGCCGTGACCTATACCAACCTGGCCCCCGGCAGCTACACCTTTTGGGTAAAAGGCGCGAATAACGACGGCATCTGGAGTGAGCCCGCGCGGCTGGACATCCGTGTACTGCCGCCCTTCTGGCGCACCTGGTGGGCCTACGGGATTTATGCGGTACTGCTGGCCGCCATGTTCTTCCTGCTGATCCGGTTCATCTTTCTCCGCGCACTCCTGCGCAAAGAAGAAGAGCTGCACCAGGTGAAGCTGAACTTTTTCACGCACGTTTCCCACGAGATCCGTACGCACCTCACCCTGCTGATGGCCCCCGTGGAAAAAATGAGCGGAACGCTGAAGAAGAACGATCCCCTGCAACAACCGCTCTCCCAGGTCCGCAACAACGCCAACCGCCTGCTGAAACTGGTGAGCGAACTGATGGATTTCCGGAAAGCGGAAACCCGTCACCTGAACCTGCATGTACAGCAGGAGGACCTGGTCCCTTTCCTGGAAGATATCCTGGCCAGCTTCGGGGAGCTGTCGCAACGCCGCGGTATCCGGTCATCTTTCACGCACGACCGGCATGAAGCGCCGGCGTACTTCGACCGGGAGCAGCTGGACAAGGTTTTCTTCAATCTCCTGAGCAATGCCTTCAAATTCACGCCGGACGGCGGCAGCGTGCGTTTGCACCTCTCATCCGGGCGGAATGCTTATACTGTGACCGTAACGGATAATGGCCGGGGCATTGCACCGCAGTACCTGGACAAGCTGTTCAATAACTTTTTCCAGGTGGACGACCATGGATTGCAAAATACCGGTTACGGCATCGGCCTGGCCCTCTCCCGCAACATCACGGAATTGCACAAAGGAAAGCTGACAGTGGACAGCGAGCCGGCCACCGCCACACAGGAAGGCCGCACGACCTTTACCGTCACCTTGCTGCAGGGAAAGCAGCATTTCGAAGGAGCGCGGCATGTAATGCTGGAAACAGCAGAGACGCCGGAACCGGTGGAGACGCCGCCCCAATCGCCGCAGGTGGAGGAAAAACCCTCCCGGCAACATTTTACCATACATATTGTGGAAGACAATCCGGAACTGCGGGCGCTCGTCCGCCAGACCTTCGGTGACCGCTACCAAGTGCTGGAAAGCGCGAACGGCGCGGAAGGCCTGGCACTCGCCACCGCACAGATACCGGATCTCGTGATCAGTGATGTGATGATGCCTGAAATGGACGGCCTCAGCTTCTGCTATCAGCTCAAGACCGATGAGCGCACCAGCCACATCCCCGTCATCCTGCTGACCGCCAAAAGCTCGCAGGAAGATCATGTGAGCGGCCTGGAAACCGGGGCCGACCTCTATCTGACCAAACCTTTCAGCACCAGGGTACTGGAACTGAACGTGAGGAACCTGCTGGCCTCCCGGGAAAAGATGCGCCGCCGGTTCAGCCGCCAATTGCAGACCGGCAGCCAGCCCGTTGCGGGAGACGCTGTGCCCAACACGGTAGACACCGCCTTCCTCGAAAAGGTCATCCAGCTGGTGGATGAGCATATGGACGACCCGGAATTCGGGGTGGATATGCTAGCCCGCAAGGTAGCCATGAGCCAGCCCGTGCTGTATAAAAAGCTCAAAGCCCTCACCAATATGTCCGTTAACGACTTCATCAAATCCCTCCGCCTGAAGAAAGCCGCCGGCCTCATCCGCCGGAAACAGCATACGGTGTATGAAGTGGCTTATATGGTGGGGTATAACGACCGTAAATATTTCAGCCGCGAGTTCAAGAAACAATACGGAAAAACGCCCACCGACTTCGCCGCGGCACCCGACTTATAA
- a CDS encoding polysaccharide lyase family 8 super-sandwich domain-containing protein, whose product MKRTLLVLSCLFLCMMPSRAQTEYHTIMERIRTDQLAMVSNVTTLDNGVTSTLATLQTNGSWPDVNYTYSSTTYTANVHLTRVKNFVLAYSHTASTHYHSTTLFNAISSSLGYWDTADPQSWNWYHNQISNPQMLGEILILLEAAPLSLSTTLRSNLLSQMNRGNPAAQTGANKLDVATHFIYRACLTADSVLMQTGVSEAFYPISLTTQEGMQHDLSYQQHGPQLYMFGYGFVFVGGEVKIAYYLRGTSYALSGSQLSLFSDFVRNAYLKVMRGRYIDFSVNGRSISRVNNMGQSGVASQLTKLKALDTAYTAAYDQAIARIQNSQPPSYMITPTHTHFWRSDYTVHHRPGYFFGLRNVSTRTSKSENGNGENLKGYYLSEGATNIAVSGSEYLNIFPVWDWARIPGTTTPYITTFPLRAAWGGNYGTSTFSGGVSDSLYGVTALAFSDYNTQARKAWFFFDNEIVCLGANINSTAAQAINTTVNQCLLSGNVTVSANGTESTLSMGAHSYNNNLKWVSHNGIGYYFPAGGNIQLSNQARTGTWSSINNGGATTTQNMNVFTLWFDHGVQPANGSYAYYVLPGQHMPSYDTTAVRVLQNDADIQAVRHTGLNNWQLAFYKAGTFSQDSVTITADRPCALMLKQVGSTSVTVSVADPSQSSLPVNLYLNLPGIPQTRHLACTLPSGPTAGSTATFQVNLSTPVYQPSLVTAIADAYVRNGSYAGTNYGSVTSLVIKKDTEGYAREVYLKFNITDIPSTTDNVKLRLYVPYANTGIAAVPWILQYVSNDSWTESGINWNNKPIGTSAIDTVTGRPAGNYAEWDVTAIALSQQLADGILSLRVISDATGSTTDASFSSRETANTDFRPVLVCTSGSSFLSSLPAVKSAASSAVSIYPNPTQGSVRVETDKLYRRAAVLDISGRLISLEELGGRKRFELDLRHVKPGVYTLQLSGDGEPVVKKIVKL is encoded by the coding sequence ATGAAACGAACACTACTCGTCCTCTCCTGCCTGTTTTTATGTATGATGCCATCCAGGGCACAAACGGAATACCATACCATTATGGAGCGCATCCGCACGGATCAGCTGGCCATGGTATCCAATGTCACCACGCTGGACAACGGGGTCACCAGCACCCTCGCCACCCTGCAGACCAACGGCTCCTGGCCGGACGTGAACTATACCTACAGCTCCACCACCTACACGGCAAATGTGCATCTGACCAGGGTAAAGAACTTCGTGCTGGCCTATTCCCACACCGCCAGCACCCATTATCACAGCACTACCCTTTTCAATGCCATCAGCAGCAGCCTGGGGTATTGGGATACGGCAGACCCGCAAAGCTGGAACTGGTACCATAACCAGATATCCAACCCGCAGATGCTGGGGGAAATCCTCATCCTGCTGGAAGCCGCCCCGCTTTCCCTGTCCACCACCCTCCGCAGCAACCTGTTATCCCAGATGAACAGGGGCAACCCCGCTGCACAGACCGGCGCCAACAAACTGGATGTGGCCACACACTTCATCTATCGCGCCTGCCTGACGGCGGACAGTGTGTTGATGCAGACCGGGGTAAGCGAAGCCTTTTATCCCATCTCGCTCACTACCCAGGAAGGCATGCAGCACGACCTGTCTTATCAGCAGCACGGCCCGCAGCTGTACATGTTCGGCTACGGCTTCGTATTCGTTGGCGGGGAGGTAAAGATCGCCTACTACCTGCGCGGCACCTCCTATGCGTTATCCGGCAGCCAGTTATCCCTTTTCAGTGATTTTGTGCGTAATGCCTACCTGAAAGTGATGCGCGGCCGGTATATCGATTTCAGTGTAAATGGCCGCAGCATCAGCCGGGTGAACAACATGGGCCAGTCCGGCGTAGCCTCGCAGCTGACCAAGCTGAAAGCGCTGGATACGGCCTACACCGCTGCTTACGATCAGGCCATTGCCCGCATCCAGAACAGCCAGCCGCCTTCTTATATGATAACGCCAACGCATACGCATTTCTGGCGATCCGATTATACCGTACACCACCGGCCGGGGTATTTCTTCGGCCTCCGCAATGTATCCACCCGCACGTCCAAATCGGAGAACGGGAATGGGGAGAACCTGAAGGGATATTACCTGTCTGAAGGCGCCACCAATATTGCGGTAAGCGGCAGCGAGTATCTGAATATCTTCCCGGTATGGGACTGGGCCAGGATTCCCGGCACCACTACGCCTTACATCACCACTTTCCCGCTGCGGGCAGCCTGGGGCGGCAATTACGGCACTTCCACGTTCTCCGGCGGCGTATCCGATTCGCTTTACGGCGTTACCGCGCTGGCCTTTTCCGATTACAATACCCAGGCCCGGAAAGCCTGGTTCTTCTTCGATAACGAGATCGTTTGCCTCGGCGCCAATATCAACTCCACCGCCGCCCAGGCCATTAATACAACGGTGAACCAGTGCCTGCTGAGCGGCAACGTCACCGTGTCTGCAAACGGCACGGAAAGCACGCTTTCCATGGGTGCGCACAGCTACAATAATAACCTGAAATGGGTATCGCATAACGGCATCGGCTACTATTTTCCCGCCGGAGGCAACATACAGTTGAGCAACCAGGCCCGTACCGGCACCTGGAGCAGCATCAACAACGGCGGCGCCACCACAACGCAAAATATGAATGTTTTTACGCTGTGGTTCGATCATGGCGTACAACCGGCAAACGGCAGCTATGCCTACTACGTGTTGCCCGGCCAGCACATGCCGTCCTACGACACTACCGCTGTACGCGTATTACAGAACGATGCGGATATACAGGCCGTGCGGCACACCGGTCTCAACAACTGGCAGCTGGCTTTCTACAAAGCCGGCACTTTCAGTCAGGATTCCGTGACCATTACGGCAGACAGACCCTGCGCACTGATGTTGAAACAAGTAGGCAGTACCAGCGTCACCGTGTCTGTGGCGGACCCTTCACAGTCTTCTCTCCCGGTCAATCTTTACCTCAATCTCCCCGGCATCCCGCAGACACGCCACCTGGCCTGTACGCTGCCCTCCGGCCCGACAGCAGGATCTACCGCCACTTTCCAGGTGAATCTTTCCACACCGGTCTATCAACCCTCGCTCGTCACTGCAATAGCAGACGCTTACGTTCGGAACGGCAGCTATGCGGGAACGAACTACGGTTCCGTTACCTCGCTGGTGATTAAGAAGGATACAGAAGGTTACGCCCGTGAAGTGTACCTGAAATTCAACATCACCGATATTCCTTCTACTACAGACAATGTGAAGCTGCGTTTATATGTGCCTTATGCCAACACCGGCATCGCTGCCGTGCCATGGATATTGCAGTACGTCAGCAACGACAGCTGGACGGAATCCGGCATTAACTGGAACAATAAACCCATCGGCACATCCGCCATAGATACGGTAACCGGCAGGCCTGCAGGCAATTATGCGGAATGGGACGTTACCGCTATCGCATTATCGCAGCAACTGGCGGACGGCATCCTTTCACTCAGGGTGATCTCCGATGCTACCGGCAGTACAACGGATGCGTCATTCAGCTCGCGCGAGACGGCGAATACGGACTTCCGGCCTGTGCTCGTTTGCACCAGCGGGTCTTCTTTTCTGTCCAGTCTTCCTGCTGTGAAATCCGCCGCATCGTCCGCCGTCAGTATCTATCCCAACCCCACGCAGGGATCTGTGCGGGTGGAAACGGACAAGCTTTACCGCAGGGCGGCAGTGCTGGATATCAGCGGCAGGCTGATCAGCCTCGAAGAGTTGGGGGGCCGCAAACGCTTTGAGCTGGACCTGCGGCATGTGAAACCCGGGGTGTACACGCTGCAGCTGAGCGGGGACGGGGAACCTGTGGTGAAAAAGATCGTCAAGCTTTGA
- a CDS encoding AraC family transcriptional regulator, which produces MEYQKILPPPQLRNHVRYFWTLESHAAEITPKTFKTFADGSPGLIYQQSDKGCFYQEEKKLPPIFLYGQTTKHTNIYSPATFRTVGVYFYPHALQSVFGLNASELTDTCLDLDALAREERAPLSEQRLVDSGSFGTQLDLLTNYIQHQINKYDKPGASVLPHAISRIIGSKGNIPLKTLLQELQLTERSFERKFQQGVGMSPKLFARICRFQASLSQLRNNAFNKLSDIAFENEYADQSHFIRAFKEFTGFTPNKYQQRSSELVENFPEMIF; this is translated from the coding sequence ATGGAATATCAGAAAATACTCCCACCCCCGCAGCTCAGGAACCATGTCCGCTATTTCTGGACACTGGAAAGCCATGCCGCGGAAATCACCCCCAAAACATTCAAGACCTTCGCAGACGGGTCACCCGGGCTGATCTACCAGCAATCGGACAAAGGCTGCTTCTATCAGGAAGAAAAAAAACTGCCCCCCATTTTTCTGTACGGGCAAACAACGAAACATACCAATATTTACTCCCCCGCCACCTTCCGCACCGTGGGCGTGTACTTTTACCCGCATGCCCTGCAGTCCGTTTTCGGCCTCAATGCCAGCGAACTGACGGACACCTGCCTCGACCTTGATGCCCTCGCCCGGGAAGAACGCGCGCCCCTGTCGGAACAGCGGCTCGTGGATTCTGGTTCATTCGGCACCCAACTGGATCTCCTGACCAATTACATTCAGCACCAGATCAATAAGTACGACAAGCCGGGCGCTTCCGTCCTGCCGCATGCCATATCCCGCATCATCGGGTCAAAGGGAAACATCCCTTTAAAAACATTGCTGCAGGAACTGCAGCTCACGGAAAGGAGTTTTGAGCGGAAATTCCAGCAGGGCGTAGGCATGTCTCCCAAACTGTTTGCCCGGATATGTCGTTTCCAGGCCTCGCTGAGCCAGTTGCGGAACAATGCATTCAATAAACTGTCCGATATCGCTTTTGAAAATGAGTACGCCGATCAGTCGCATTTCATCCGCGCCTTTAAGGAATTTACCGGGTTTACACCCAACAAATACCAGCAGCGTTCCAGCGAACTGGTGGAAAATTTTCCGGAAATGATATTCTGA
- a CDS encoding SDR family oxidoreductase has product MIAITGASGNLGKATISFLLKKTDPSNIVAVGRDAAKMQEYAGMGVQVRIADYNDPASLRKAFENVSKVMQVSAASYGEQAKQEETNVVQAAKAQGVNHIVYTSTLQPGEQALFHAGRTCMHTEKAITASGMPYTIFRNSMYIETIPLFIGSAMENGQVYYPGGSGKVSFVYRPDIAEALSNVLTGSGHENKVYSITGSGSFSFGDIAGLLRSEKDMEASYTDIPNEAYREELVKYGMPEPDIEFYMSMADSIKGNEFSKADDTLEKLLQHQRFTVQEYIKSI; this is encoded by the coding sequence ATGATAGCAATTACAGGAGCCAGTGGCAATCTCGGCAAGGCCACCATCTCATTCCTCTTGAAGAAAACAGATCCTTCCAACATCGTAGCCGTGGGCAGGGATGCCGCTAAAATGCAGGAGTACGCAGGTATGGGCGTTCAGGTCAGGATAGCGGATTATAATGATCCCGCCTCACTCCGCAAAGCGTTTGAGAACGTTAGTAAAGTGATGCAGGTATCCGCCGCCAGTTACGGAGAACAGGCCAAACAGGAAGAGACCAATGTGGTGCAGGCCGCGAAGGCACAAGGCGTAAACCATATCGTCTACACCAGCACCCTGCAACCCGGGGAGCAGGCGCTTTTCCACGCGGGGCGCACCTGCATGCATACCGAAAAAGCCATCACCGCATCCGGTATGCCGTACACCATATTCCGGAACAGCATGTACATTGAAACGATCCCCCTGTTCATCGGCAGCGCCATGGAAAACGGACAGGTATATTATCCCGGCGGGAGCGGCAAAGTGAGTTTTGTGTACCGGCCGGATATTGCCGAAGCACTAAGCAATGTGCTGACCGGAAGCGGGCATGAAAACAAAGTGTACAGCATTACCGGAAGCGGATCTTTCAGTTTCGGGGACATTGCCGGGCTGCTGCGGTCTGAAAAAGACATGGAGGCATCTTACACAGACATCCCCAATGAAGCCTACCGCGAAGAACTGGTAAAATACGGCATGCCGGAACCGGATATCGAATTTTACATGAGCATGGCGGACAGCATCAAAGGGAATGAATTTTCCAAAGCAGATGATACACTGGAAAAGCTGTTGCAACACCAACGCTTTACCGTACAGGAATACATTAAAAGTATCTGA
- a CDS encoding DUF1772 domain-containing protein, with amino-acid sequence MLLTPVNITLIITATVTALIAGLFYAWSCSVTPGLGRLLDASYIEALQACNRAILNPVFYACFFGAMFLLPVSTYLHYTPSPSIRFWLLLAASALYLGGVMAVTIGGNIPLNEALDKFDLRHASAEAISQARQQFEKRWNMLNNIRTVTSALSVTLIVMACLSHDNTQGSR; translated from the coding sequence ATGTTACTGACACCCGTGAACATAACACTCATCATTACCGCTACCGTTACCGCGCTGATAGCCGGACTGTTCTACGCCTGGTCTTGCTCCGTTACGCCGGGGCTGGGCCGCCTGCTGGATGCATCTTACATCGAGGCGCTGCAAGCCTGCAACCGGGCCATTCTGAACCCGGTATTCTACGCCTGCTTCTTCGGCGCCATGTTCCTGCTGCCGGTCAGCACCTACCTGCATTACACGCCATCGCCCTCCATCCGGTTCTGGCTGTTGCTGGCAGCTTCCGCATTGTACCTGGGCGGTGTGATGGCCGTGACCATCGGGGGAAATATTCCGCTGAACGAAGCGCTGGATAAATTCGATCTGCGGCATGCCTCCGCAGAAGCCATTTCGCAGGCCAGGCAGCAATTCGAAAAAAGATGGAATATGCTGAACAACATCCGCACCGTTACGTCCGCATTGTCCGTCACCCTCATCGTTATGGCCTGCCTTAGTCATGATAACACACAGGGGAGCCGGTAA
- a CDS encoding SRPBCC family protein yields the protein MKILIGILGVIAGLIILFLIIALFVSKSYKIEREITINQPKQVVFDYVKVQRNQDNYNKWLMMDPAMKKAYSGTDATEGFVYSWNGDKKAGEGEMEIIRLTEGEKIDMELRFKRPMESVAYTHMSTTEVSPQQTLVKWSMEGRSPYPFNLMTHLMSGSLGSDLEESLGKLKAILEK from the coding sequence ATGAAAATACTTATCGGTATCCTGGGCGTTATTGCCGGCCTGATCATCTTATTCCTGATCATTGCGTTATTCGTCAGCAAGTCGTACAAGATCGAACGGGAGATCACGATCAATCAGCCGAAACAGGTTGTCTTTGATTATGTAAAAGTGCAGCGCAACCAGGATAATTACAACAAATGGCTGATGATGGACCCGGCAATGAAGAAGGCATACAGCGGCACGGACGCAACGGAGGGCTTTGTCTACAGCTGGAATGGGGACAAAAAAGCGGGAGAGGGGGAGATGGAGATCATCCGGCTGACGGAAGGCGAAAAAATAGATATGGAACTGCGCTTCAAGCGGCCCATGGAAAGCGTTGCCTATACGCACATGAGCACTACCGAGGTGTCCCCGCAGCAGACGCTGGTAAAATGGAGCATGGAAGGCAGATCTCCTTATCCGTTTAACCTGATGACGCATCTGATGAGCGGTTCCCTGGGCAGCGACCTGGAAGAAAGCCTTGGGAAGTTGAAGGCCATCCTCGAAAAATAA
- a CDS encoding AAA family ATPase, with amino-acid sequence MQHNNYYIITGGPGVGKTTLLHELGRSGLHCVPEVARRIIQEQMAQHGDALPWENRELYKALMLEGSSDAYRQADPAIITFFDRGIPDVLAYAKLAGLTITDTLLSATALFRYNPVVFILPPWKAIYTTDTERKQTWEEALATFEVMKETYSACGYTLAEVPRLPPAERARFVLEHISLT; translated from the coding sequence ATGCAACACAATAATTATTACATCATTACGGGCGGGCCTGGCGTGGGTAAAACCACTTTGCTGCACGAGCTTGGCCGGAGCGGTCTGCACTGCGTACCCGAAGTGGCGCGCCGGATCATTCAGGAGCAAATGGCGCAGCACGGAGACGCCCTGCCTTGGGAGAACAGGGAGTTATACAAAGCGCTGATGCTGGAAGGATCATCAGATGCTTACCGGCAGGCCGATCCGGCAATTATCACTTTTTTTGACAGGGGTATACCCGATGTGCTGGCCTATGCAAAACTGGCCGGCCTCACCATCACGGATACACTGTTATCCGCCACCGCCCTGTTCCGTTATAATCCCGTGGTATTCATCCTGCCGCCCTGGAAAGCGATCTATACAACAGATACGGAAAGAAAACAGACCTGGGAAGAAGCGCTGGCCACTTTTGAAGTGATGAAGGAAACCTATTCAGCCTGCGGGTATACGCTGGCCGAAGTACCGAGGTTGCCCCCAGCGGAAAGAGCCCGCTTTGTGCTGGAACATATTTCCCTCACCTGA
- a CDS encoding TetR/AcrR family transcriptional regulator: MAGRPRVFDEQAVIDRAIDVFWMKGYEAASADELLAAMNMGKGSFYLAFRGGKKELYERSLEQFNRVAMKKFEADLAKSNDKILFIRNFFLSLATSSKNRQMKGCYLGNALVEMAGQDAPLQKKAAHLLGVLEDHFLDIIRQAQQEGKLKTKEKPETLARHLINLWNGINITRRMHPSDPGLEAMIQLNLSVLH; this comes from the coding sequence ATGGCAGGCAGACCAAGGGTATTCGATGAACAGGCAGTGATAGACCGGGCTATTGACGTATTCTGGATGAAGGGATACGAAGCGGCCAGCGCGGATGAGCTGCTGGCGGCGATGAACATGGGCAAAGGCAGTTTTTACCTCGCGTTCAGGGGCGGTAAAAAAGAGCTTTACGAGCGGTCGCTGGAACAATTCAACCGCGTGGCCATGAAGAAATTCGAAGCGGACCTGGCAAAGAGCAACGACAAGATCCTGTTCATCCGCAATTTTTTCCTCTCGCTGGCCACATCTTCCAAAAACCGGCAGATGAAAGGCTGTTACCTGGGCAATGCCCTGGTGGAAATGGCCGGTCAGGATGCCCCGCTGCAAAAGAAAGCCGCACATTTACTTGGCGTGCTGGAAGATCACTTCCTGGATATCATCCGGCAGGCACAGCAGGAAGGAAAGCTGAAAACGAAAGAAAAGCCGGAAACCCTGGCCCGGCATCTCATCAACCTCTGGAACGGTATCAATATCACGAGGCGAATGCACCCCTCCGATCCCGGGCTGGAAGCGATGATACAACTCAACCTCAGTGTGTTGCACTGA